CGCGGACATCAGGGAGGCGCAGGTACGCGTAGAGGGTCCCGATCTCTATGTCGATTCCGTCTATATCATGAACGTCGGACTGCCCAGCAATCAGAAGATCATCCAAAAGCATGGGATGGGCCTGATGGTGACACCCAAAAACCAAAACGTAAAGGTGACCATTGCCAATTTGGGCCAAAGACAAGCCATCCTGCATAACCTCTCGACGATTCTCGGCGTGTACCGCGACTCGGGGGAGCCTGCGCTGATCCCGATGACCAAGCTGAATCTGGAAACGGGGGAGCTCGCTGTCTTCATCTTGCCGCAAATTGCCGATACCGAGACCGCCAAGCAGGCATTACGCCGCGTCCCGGTGCTGGAAAATGCCGTACGGATGCCAACGGAATCGGCGGCTCGCAGTAAAGGAGGGAAGTGAACATGAGTCGAATCGTTGCGGTCGTCATTACCGATTCGCAGCAGGTATCCGGCGGGGTTCCGGTGTTTCATGCCAAAAATCAGGAGGAGCAGCAGCACCTCATCCTCAACCTGGAAAAAATCCTGGACGCCAATGCACACGACCTGAAAAACGGAACATATATCCTGGTGGATCACACCAAATCAT
This sequence is a window from Brevibacillus composti. Protein-coding genes within it:
- a CDS encoding capping complex subunit for YIEGIA — encoded protein: MSRIVAVVITDSQQVSGGVPVFHAKNQEEQQHLILNLEKILDANAHDLKNGTYILVDHTKSS